A single bacterium DNA region contains:
- a CDS encoding SpoIIE family protein phosphatase, producing the protein MPKRKSLLRPSLQTRLTVVFLAMTSILLVAAIGVFYNQASHVFRQELRGRLMSLASTVAVQVDGQEHARLDGEGNPGYRQVRDLFQRIKSVNPNVGYIYSMKVDDKGIWHFAVDSAAPEDEGHSAFDEAYTGTGTESMFAAVAGPTADQEFTVDQYGTWLSGFAPIKDKAGATVAILGVDMSAAEVLHEERRLVWIALAILVAGLAFALGISVWLARILTKPISQLVEGTRKVSEGDLTARVPATRSDELGDLARSFNAMTEAIAQHRDELKENERMIQELATARKIQQAMLPAEAPTDASLNIDFYLETSTEVGGDYFDFLPLGNNKLALVIGDVTGHGVPAALLMAVIKSCLHTQVLTNHAVSNVMSIANNILHQSSFERRFMTFFYSILDTESGRLSYANAGHLYPFLYRSAERRVQTLEMASYPLGVRPSLPVHEQEVTLEPNDVLVFYSDGIIEAQNGKGEEFGFERMEQLILDHGHLSAEGLKEKLLTTWRRYVYDGTQPLDYQAVKADRADDDVTIVVVKYAPAIAPLEV; encoded by the coding sequence GTGCCGAAGCGGAAATCCTTGCTGCGACCGAGTTTGCAGACACGCCTCACCGTGGTCTTCCTGGCGATGACCAGCATCCTGCTGGTCGCCGCCATCGGGGTCTTCTACAACCAGGCGAGCCATGTCTTCCGCCAGGAGCTCCGCGGCCGCCTCATGTCGCTGGCGAGCACCGTGGCCGTCCAGGTCGACGGCCAGGAGCACGCACGCCTCGACGGCGAAGGGAATCCCGGCTACCGACAGGTGCGGGACCTCTTCCAGCGCATCAAGAGCGTCAACCCGAACGTCGGCTACATCTACTCCATGAAGGTCGACGACAAGGGGATCTGGCACTTCGCGGTCGACTCGGCTGCTCCAGAAGACGAAGGCCACTCGGCCTTCGACGAGGCCTACACCGGCACGGGCACCGAGAGCATGTTCGCAGCCGTCGCGGGCCCAACGGCCGATCAGGAATTCACCGTCGACCAGTACGGCACCTGGCTCTCGGGCTTCGCCCCCATCAAGGACAAGGCCGGCGCGACCGTCGCCATCCTCGGCGTGGACATGAGCGCCGCCGAGGTCCTGCACGAAGAGCGTCGGCTCGTCTGGATCGCGCTGGCGATCCTCGTGGCGGGCTTGGCCTTCGCGCTGGGCATCAGCGTCTGGCTGGCTCGCATCCTGACCAAGCCCATTTCACAGCTGGTCGAGGGCACCCGCAAGGTCTCCGAAGGGGATCTCACGGCCCGTGTCCCTGCCACCCGCAGCGACGAGCTGGGGGATCTCGCCCGCTCCTTCAACGCCATGACCGAGGCGATCGCCCAGCACCGAGACGAGCTCAAGGAAAACGAGCGCATGATCCAGGAGCTCGCCACCGCCCGCAAGATTCAGCAGGCCATGCTCCCCGCCGAGGCCCCCACCGATGCCTCCCTCAACATCGACTTCTACCTTGAGACCTCCACTGAGGTCGGCGGCGATTACTTCGACTTCCTGCCGCTCGGCAACAACAAGCTGGCGCTGGTCATCGGCGACGTCACGGGCCACGGGGTACCGGCCGCCCTCCTGATGGCCGTCATCAAGAGCTGTCTCCACACCCAGGTGCTCACCAATCACGCCGTGAGCAACGTCATGAGCATCGCCAACAACATCCTGCACCAGAGCAGCTTCGAGCGCCGCTTCATGACCTTCTTCTACTCCATCCTCGACACCGAGAGCGGCCGGCTCTCCTACGCCAACGCCGGCCACTTGTATCCCTTCCTCTACCGCAGTGCCGAGCGCCGGGTCCAAACCCTCGAGATGGCCTCCTACCCGCTGGGGGTGCGCCCCAGCCTGCCCGTCCATGAGCAAGAGGTCACCCTGGAGCCCAACGACGTGCTGGTCTTCTACTCCGACGGCATCATCGAGGCCCAGAACGGCAAGGGCGAGGAGTTCGGCTTCGAGCGGATGGAGCAGCTCATCCTCGACCACGGCCACCTCAGCGCCGAAGGCCTCAAGGAGAAGTTGCTCACCACCTGGCGCCGGTATGTCTACGACGGCACCCAGCCGCTCGATTACCAGGCCGTCAAGGCCGACCGTGCCGACGACGACGTGACCATCGTCGTCGTGAAGTACGCCCCTGCGATCGCCCCGCTCGAAGTCTAA
- a CDS encoding biotin--[acetyl-CoA-carboxylase] ligase, whose product MSFAPDTFRSFLQTRWLGQDLAHFADIDSTSAHLKREARSGTALTEGLVVLADAQSAGYGQHGRAWSSAEQSGLYTSIWLPAHYAQRPLTLLAGVATVEALRELTAQESIGLKWVNDLVAQGRKLGGILAEMVGGPGNTGGRHGLILGIGLNLAAQEARPEAIALSHLAPLPSREQILASMLNRLEHWLDRVTTEGEEVLCDRWRTYSVTLGQHVRAQLHTETIEGFAEDITRTGALCIRRPDGTMREIASGTVRLADGRYC is encoded by the coding sequence CTTTGCCGATATCGACTCGACCAGCGCCCATCTCAAGCGCGAAGCGCGAAGCGGTACCGCGCTTACCGAAGGCCTCGTCGTCTTGGCCGATGCGCAAAGCGCAGGCTACGGCCAGCACGGACGTGCCTGGAGCTCTGCGGAGCAAAGTGGCCTTTACACCTCCATCTGGTTGCCCGCTCATTATGCCCAGCGCCCTCTCACGCTGCTGGCAGGCGTCGCGACGGTCGAGGCGCTTCGCGAGCTGACCGCTCAAGAGAGCATCGGCCTCAAGTGGGTGAACGACCTGGTGGCCCAGGGCCGAAAACTAGGTGGCATCCTGGCGGAGATGGTCGGAGGTCCCGGCAACACGGGAGGGCGTCATGGGCTCATCCTTGGGATCGGCCTGAACCTCGCGGCTCAGGAGGCACGGCCTGAGGCGATCGCCCTTTCTCACCTGGCGCCGCTCCCTTCGCGCGAGCAAATCCTCGCGTCCATGCTCAATCGCCTGGAGCACTGGCTCGATCGGGTCACGACCGAGGGAGAGGAGGTCCTATGCGATCGCTGGCGCACCTACTCCGTCACCTTGGGCCAACACGTGCGGGCCCAGCTACACACGGAGACGATCGAAGGCTTCGCCGAGGACATCACACGCACGGGTGCCCTGTGCATCCGGCGCCCGGACGGCACCATGCGCGAGATCGCAAGCGGCACCGTGCGGCTGGCGGACGGCCGCTACTGCTAG
- a CDS encoding MBL fold metallo-hydrolase produces MRLHFLGAAQTVTGSAYLLETNKQRFLIDAGLSQGSAHSYELNARALPFHPRHLDGIILTHAHADHSGLIPRLVAEGFRGPIYATPPTIDLCRIILPDAGTIQEEDAKSENKWRRKHGKSLLTPLYTKQQAEHALKYFERLPYLKRTTLGRNIRLTLHDAGHILGSSIVELEVEGSRLVFTGDLGNVNNQLLRNPATLPHADYLITESTYGNRSHGRISDRVAKLKEVVLNARGPVIIPAFAVERTQELLFDLHRLIAQGEIPPLPIYVDSPMAVSATALFEKHPNCLAPEIQAMFRTRSPFEMPNMHFIREAEASARLNKLNEPAIIISASGMCEGGRIRHHLYHHLSQAETTVLFVGYQAERTLGRRIRDGATQVTLFNETIPVRAKVVAIDAYSAHADANGLMDWIGAFEEAPALTFITHGELAASEALAERLAEEHGMISVIPAPGEAYELMPASSSPSTLRLREETA; encoded by the coding sequence ATGCGGTTACACTTCCTGGGCGCCGCCCAAACCGTCACAGGGTCAGCTTACCTGCTTGAGACCAACAAGCAGCGGTTCTTGATCGACGCGGGCCTCTCACAGGGCAGCGCTCACTCGTACGAGCTCAATGCCCGTGCCTTGCCCTTCCACCCTCGTCACCTGGACGGCATCATCCTGACGCATGCCCACGCGGACCACAGCGGGCTCATCCCGCGTCTGGTCGCCGAGGGCTTCCGCGGCCCCATCTACGCCACGCCGCCGACCATCGACCTCTGCCGCATCATCCTGCCCGACGCGGGCACGATCCAGGAAGAGGACGCCAAGTCCGAGAACAAGTGGCGTCGCAAGCACGGCAAGAGCCTGCTCACCCCTCTCTACACCAAGCAACAGGCCGAGCATGCCCTCAAGTACTTCGAGCGGCTGCCCTACCTCAAGCGCACCACCCTGGGGCGCAACATCCGGCTGACCCTGCACGACGCGGGGCACATCCTGGGCTCGTCGATCGTCGAGCTCGAGGTCGAGGGCTCGCGCCTCGTCTTCACGGGCGACCTGGGCAACGTCAACAACCAGCTGCTGCGCAACCCCGCCACCCTGCCGCATGCCGACTACCTGATCACCGAATCGACCTACGGCAACCGCTCGCACGGCCGCATCAGCGATCGCGTCGCCAAGCTCAAGGAGGTCGTCCTCAACGCCCGGGGCCCGGTCATCATCCCGGCCTTCGCCGTCGAGCGCACGCAGGAGCTGCTCTTCGACCTGCACCGCCTCATCGCCCAGGGCGAGATCCCGCCCCTGCCCATCTACGTGGACAGCCCCATGGCCGTCTCGGCCACGGCCCTCTTCGAGAAGCACCCCAACTGCCTGGCGCCCGAGATCCAGGCCATGTTCCGCACGCGCTCGCCCTTCGAGATGCCCAACATGCACTTCATCCGAGAGGCGGAGGCCTCGGCGCGCCTCAACAAGCTCAACGAGCCGGCCATCATCATCTCGGCGAGCGGCATGTGCGAAGGGGGACGCATCCGCCACCACCTCTACCACCACCTCAGCCAGGCGGAAACGACGGTCCTCTTCGTCGGCTACCAGGCCGAGCGGACGCTGGGCCGCCGGATCCGGGACGGCGCCACGCAGGTCACCCTCTTCAACGAGACGATCCCGGTGCGCGCCAAGGTGGTGGCCATCGACGCCTACTCGGCCCACGCCGACGCCAACGGCCTGATGGACTGGATCGGTGCCTTCGAGGAGGCGCCGGCCCTGACCTTCATCACCCACGGGGAGCTGGCCGCTTCCGAGGCGCTGGCCGAGCGTCTCGCCGAAGAGCACGGCATGATCTCCGTCATTCCCGCCCCGGGCGAGGCCTACGAGCTGATGCCCGCCTCCTCGAGCCCCTCGACCCTGCGCCTGCGGGAGGAGACGGCCTAG